A genome region from Frankineae bacterium MT45 includes the following:
- a CDS encoding NAD+ kinase, whose product MTRSAVVVAHTGRKEIRSMATSVVSKLNDAGFEVRMLAAEAADCEVTDEVTIVDGPDAASGAEILLTFGGDGTFLRASELARPAAVPMVGVNFGHVGFLAEAEPDEFDETVTAIVARRYTVEERTTVDVEVTSGGVLLAEQWALNEASVEKASRERILEAAVSVDERPLLRFGCDGVLCATPTGSTAYAFSAGGPIVWPSVDAFLVVPNAAHAVFSRPIIVAPFSVVDVELISPELPAVLSCDGRRSVPLPPQARVRFRRGKQSVLIARAHEWNFGERLVTKFQLPVRGFRGM is encoded by the coding sequence CTCGAAGCTCAACGACGCCGGCTTCGAGGTCCGCATGCTGGCCGCAGAGGCCGCCGACTGCGAGGTGACCGACGAGGTGACCATCGTCGACGGGCCGGACGCCGCCTCCGGTGCCGAGATCCTGCTGACCTTCGGGGGAGACGGCACGTTCCTGCGGGCCTCGGAGCTCGCCCGTCCGGCCGCAGTCCCGATGGTCGGGGTGAACTTCGGCCACGTGGGTTTCCTGGCCGAGGCTGAGCCGGATGAGTTCGACGAGACCGTCACCGCCATCGTCGCCCGTCGCTACACGGTTGAGGAGCGCACCACCGTTGACGTCGAGGTGACCTCCGGCGGAGTGCTGCTGGCTGAACAATGGGCCTTGAACGAGGCATCAGTGGAGAAGGCCAGCCGGGAGCGCATCCTCGAAGCCGCCGTCTCCGTCGACGAGCGTCCGCTGCTTCGCTTCGGCTGCGACGGGGTGCTCTGCGCGACTCCGACCGGCTCGACCGCCTACGCCTTCTCGGCCGGCGGCCCGATCGTCTGGCCGAGCGTCGATGCGTTTCTGGTCGTGCCCAACGCCGCGCATGCGGTCTTCTCCCGGCCGATCATTGTGGCGCCGTTCAGTGTCGTCGACGTCGAGCTGATCTCCCCGGAGCTGCCGGCTGTGTTGAGCTGCGACGGGCGACGCTCCGTGCCGCTCCCGCCGCAGGCGCGGGTTCGATTCCGGCGGGGCAAGCAATCGGTCCTGATCGCCCGAGCCCATGAGTGGAACTTCGGCGAGCGGCTGGTTACCAAGTTCCAGCTGCCCGTCCGCGGGTTCCGAGGTATGTGA